A segment of the Cellvibrio sp. KY-YJ-3 genome:
ACAATTTTCGCTCTACACCAGCTACACCGATATTTTTAATCCGCAAAACTACAAGGATAAGGACAACAATTTGCTTGAGCCGGTGCTTGGCAGCAACGCCGAACTGGGTGTGAAAGGTGAGTTTTTTGATGGCAAGCTGCTCGCATCTACCGCAGTGTTCAAAACCAAACAGGACAACTACGCCGTGCGCGATATGACCCAGCCGGAAAATTCACTGCCGGATGGCAGCTCAGCCTATGTGGGGGTTGATGGCACCGAAAGCGAAGGCATTGAACTGAGCCTGAGCGGGAACCTCAGCGCACAGTGGGTGATTAACGCTGGCTATACCTACGTAGATACCAAGCGCCACACCAATGATCGCATCTGGACCAACCTGCCTGAACACTCGGTGCAATTGTCCAGCCACTACCATTTCTCGGGCGCATTGGCACCGCTGGTTTTGGGTGGCGGCGTTAACTGGCAAAGCGAAACCATCGGCTACGGTGTAACTCATCCGACTCGCACGGATGCAACATTCACCCAGGATTCCTACTTACTTACCAACCTCTATGCCACGTGGAATTTCAACGAAAGCTGGACGGCCTCACTGAGCGCAACTAACGTCTTCGACGAAATCTATTGGGCAAATATTGATTACGCAAACTACGGCGAGCCGAGAAATGTGTCACTCACCGTGAAGTGGAAGTTGTGATTCTTTGAGGTTTAAACCGCTAAACACTTAATCAGTAAAAACATCGCTCACTTAAACATCAGCCACACAAAACACCACCCTCACAAAACCAAAAGGCCCGTAATGGGCCTTTTGGTTTAAGCCAATCATATGGCTCATCTTCAATCCGGATGTTGTGCACACGCAAAAGTGTTTAACGGCTCGGCCACACCATCCGCAACAACTGTGGGCGCCAGCTCAACAACATACCAACCGACGGCGCCGCTGCCGCCAAGAACATAATCCAAACCAATACCGCCATAGATGGACGGTCGGCGATAAAACACAGCACGGCCGACAGCAAAAGGCCGAGACTCCCCAACAACCTGAGCTTAATTCGCACCTGGGTGCTGGGTGCGCTTGTTCCCATCACTTGTTGCCAGTGGGCGTTCATCGCCAACGCCAGCCAGGCAAAACCAACAAGGCAACTGATGCCTGCCAATATCAATACAATCCAGGGTTCAAACATGTTTCATATCCCCAACAAGTTCCAGATCAGCCTCTTGCGCAGCAATGTTAGCGACGGGTTGCTCACGTAATTTCAACTTGCGCGCGGCGAACACCGAGAGCGCCGCGGTAGCCAGCAAACTGAGATCCACTCCTGCAACCGGCCAATAGGTTTGGGTAAACACAGTTTTGACCAAATGATCGCCCGTGGTGAGCCAGTTAAGTACAACGGCTGCAACTGCTAATAAGGCAGCGA
Coding sequences within it:
- a CDS encoding DUF3325 domain-containing protein, which encodes MFEPWIVLILAGISCLVGFAWLALAMNAHWQQVMGTSAPSTQVRIKLRLLGSLGLLLSAVLCFIADRPSMAVLVWIMFLAAAAPSVGMLLSWRPQLLRMVWPSR